One Phoenix dactylifera cultivar Barhee BC4 chromosome 8, palm_55x_up_171113_PBpolish2nd_filt_p, whole genome shotgun sequence genomic window carries:
- the LOC103709370 gene encoding protein NEGATIVE GRAVITROPIC RESPONSE OF ROOTS-like isoform X2 produces MRILNWVQNKFVGRQKKNKVDVGSSSARHTTMPDTHKDEFSDWPQALLAIGTFGNSELEEDTATYDSSKSLYTLQDQPDLLLEEVIKFQKELAKLLAAEPKSRTDESEMEWGKEFCDGFDDEDNCDLSPNSKIILNRAKNLLADPRGAIKKKSISFLLKKMFVCKSGFGPARNLRDPFPESKIEKLLKTMLHKKIHPQNSNSTSKPKHLEKKQEERTHAEDKMHEEEKDGGKWVKTDSEYIVLEM; encoded by the exons ATGAGG ATTTTGAACTGGGTGCAAAACAAATTCGTTGGGAGACAAAAGAAGAATAAAGTTGATGTTGGGTCAAGTTCAGCTCGTC ATACCACCATGCCTGATACTCATAAAGACGAATTCAGTGACTGGCCCCAAGCGTTACTCGCCATCGGGACATTTGGTAACAGTGAGTTGGAGGAAGATACAGCAACATATGATTCCTCAAAGAGCTTGTATACTCTGCAAGATCAACCGGACCTTCTGCTAGAAGAAGTgattaaatttcagaaggaatTAGCTAAACTACTTGCAGCCGAGCCCAAGTCTAGAACTGATGAATCAGAGATGGAATGGGGAAAAG AGTTCTGCGATGGTTTCGATGATGAAGACAATTGTGATCTCTCGCCAAATAGCAAGATCATCTTGAACAGAGCCAAAAATTTGTTAGCAGACCCTAGAGGTGCAATTAAGAAAAAATCAATCTCATTTCTCCTCAAGAAGATGTTTGTTTGCAAGAGTGGCTTCGGTCCGGCTCGTAACTTAAGGGATCCATTTCCTGAGTCAAAAATAGAGAAG CTGCTGAAGACTATGCTTCACAAGAAAATACATCCTCAAAATTCtaattcaacatcaaaaccgaAGCACTTGGAGAAGAAACAGGAGGAGAGAACACATGCTGAGGACAAGATGCATGAGGAAGAAAAGGATGGTGGCAAATGGGTCAAGACAGACTCAGAAT ACATTGTCCTAGAGATGTAA
- the LOC103709370 gene encoding protein NEGATIVE GRAVITROPIC RESPONSE OF ROOTS-like isoform X1, with product MRVSLFGFHCLQILNWVQNKFVGRQKKNKVDVGSSSARHTTMPDTHKDEFSDWPQALLAIGTFGNSELEEDTATYDSSKSLYTLQDQPDLLLEEVIKFQKELAKLLAAEPKSRTDESEMEWGKEFCDGFDDEDNCDLSPNSKIILNRAKNLLADPRGAIKKKSISFLLKKMFVCKSGFGPARNLRDPFPESKIEKLLKTMLHKKIHPQNSNSTSKPKHLEKKQEERTHAEDKMHEEEKDGGKWVKTDSEYIVLEM from the exons ATGAGG GTGTCTCTTTTTGGTTTTCACTGCCTACAGATTTTGAACTGGGTGCAAAACAAATTCGTTGGGAGACAAAAGAAGAATAAAGTTGATGTTGGGTCAAGTTCAGCTCGTC ATACCACCATGCCTGATACTCATAAAGACGAATTCAGTGACTGGCCCCAAGCGTTACTCGCCATCGGGACATTTGGTAACAGTGAGTTGGAGGAAGATACAGCAACATATGATTCCTCAAAGAGCTTGTATACTCTGCAAGATCAACCGGACCTTCTGCTAGAAGAAGTgattaaatttcagaaggaatTAGCTAAACTACTTGCAGCCGAGCCCAAGTCTAGAACTGATGAATCAGAGATGGAATGGGGAAAAG AGTTCTGCGATGGTTTCGATGATGAAGACAATTGTGATCTCTCGCCAAATAGCAAGATCATCTTGAACAGAGCCAAAAATTTGTTAGCAGACCCTAGAGGTGCAATTAAGAAAAAATCAATCTCATTTCTCCTCAAGAAGATGTTTGTTTGCAAGAGTGGCTTCGGTCCGGCTCGTAACTTAAGGGATCCATTTCCTGAGTCAAAAATAGAGAAG CTGCTGAAGACTATGCTTCACAAGAAAATACATCCTCAAAATTCtaattcaacatcaaaaccgaAGCACTTGGAGAAGAAACAGGAGGAGAGAACACATGCTGAGGACAAGATGCATGAGGAAGAAAAGGATGGTGGCAAATGGGTCAAGACAGACTCAGAAT ACATTGTCCTAGAGATGTAA